One Roseimaritima multifibrata DNA window includes the following coding sequences:
- a CDS encoding SpoVG family protein has translation MEITEVRIKLMDDSEDRLRAFCSITIDHCFVVRDLKIIEGSNGPFVAMPSRKLTSHCNRCGYKNHLRAGFCNQCGSKFRREQSNDYDSPQKLYADVAHPINSECRELIQTAVVRELDAELSRAGQPGYRSRYDDEFDIEDVLTEGIEPPPAAATQDSASSQPAKGSPPKPHFQRRREDQNRPAPQERERAESPRKSDDDQQDGFGAGIL, from the coding sequence ATGGAAATTACTGAAGTGCGGATCAAATTGATGGACGATTCAGAAGATCGCCTGAGAGCATTCTGTTCGATCACCATTGATCATTGCTTTGTAGTCCGAGATCTGAAAATTATCGAAGGGTCCAACGGACCATTTGTGGCGATGCCAAGCCGCAAACTAACAAGCCATTGCAACCGTTGTGGCTACAAGAATCATTTGCGCGCAGGTTTCTGCAATCAATGCGGTTCAAAATTCAGACGCGAGCAGTCGAACGATTATGACTCGCCACAAAAACTGTACGCCGATGTCGCGCACCCGATTAACAGTGAATGCCGCGAACTAATCCAAACAGCGGTTGTCCGGGAACTGGACGCGGAACTGAGTCGAGCCGGTCAGCCGGGCTATCGGTCTCGGTACGATGACGAGTTTGATATCGAAGACGTATTGACCGAAGGCATCGAACCGCCGCCGGCCGCTGCGACTCAAGATTCAGCGTCATCGCAGCCCGCCAAAGGATCGCCGCCGAAGCCACACTTCCAGCGCAGACGCGAAGATCAGAATCGGCCGGCACCTCAAGAGCGAGAGAGAGCAGAATCTCCACGCAAATCAGATGACGACCAACAAGATGGTTTTGGCGCAGGGATTTTGTAG
- the flgG gene encoding flagellar basal-body rod protein FlgG: MSVQTLYTAATGMDAMQTKLDVIANNLANINTTGFKKDRANFEDLLYRHEVYPGAMDAQQNPTPVGTQVGLGVRVTSTQTDQRQGTLQPTGRDLDVAIQGQGYLKVTDPSTQTPMYTRAGNLDINANGQLVIGSAQTGRLLDPPIDIPQDATNVVINTNGVVMARLPGQVELAELGQVQLSQFVNPDGLLKVGENMYQQTDASGQALDANPGDDGLGVLNQGYLEASNVEPVQELIDLITTQRAFELNSQAVQAGDQMMQTISNLRRF; encoded by the coding sequence ATGAGCGTTCAAACGCTGTATACCGCCGCCACCGGTATGGATGCGATGCAAACCAAGTTGGATGTGATCGCTAATAATTTGGCCAATATCAATACGACGGGCTTCAAGAAAGACCGTGCGAATTTTGAGGACCTGCTCTACCGGCACGAGGTCTATCCGGGGGCGATGGACGCACAGCAGAATCCTACGCCGGTAGGAACCCAGGTCGGGCTGGGAGTCCGGGTGACCAGTACCCAAACCGATCAACGTCAAGGAACGCTCCAGCCTACCGGCCGTGATCTGGATGTCGCGATCCAGGGGCAAGGGTATTTGAAGGTCACCGACCCCAGTACCCAAACGCCGATGTATACCCGAGCCGGTAACCTTGACATCAACGCCAATGGTCAACTGGTGATCGGGTCGGCTCAGACTGGACGTCTGCTTGATCCGCCCATTGATATACCTCAAGACGCCACGAACGTTGTGATCAATACCAACGGTGTGGTCATGGCTCGCCTGCCTGGGCAGGTTGAACTTGCGGAACTGGGCCAGGTGCAGCTTTCGCAGTTCGTTAATCCGGATGGTCTGTTGAAAGTTGGGGAGAACATGTACCAGCAGACCGACGCTTCCGGGCAAGCGTTGGACGCAAACCCCGGCGACGATGGGTTGGGAGTCCTAAACCAGGGATATTTAGAAGCCAGCAACGTCGAACCGGTGCAGGAGTTGATCGATTTGATCACCACCCAGCGAGCCTTTGAACTGAACAGTCAAGCGGTCCAGGCCGGCGACCAGATGATGCAAACGATTTCGAACTTGCGACGATTCTAG
- a CDS encoding rod-binding protein: MDLSSNPLVGQRYSATAMSQTNSASNLLAKQESLGAPGVGGLAADNAPSGSGLSVDGEETSEMKDAFRQFVGETMFGQMLASMRETVTKPAYFHGGQTEEIFQKQLDQVLVEEMTEASADQIADPMYDLFTLRRG; this comes from the coding sequence ATGGACCTTTCATCAAATCCGTTGGTGGGCCAACGCTATTCCGCTACGGCGATGTCCCAGACTAACTCGGCTAGCAATTTGTTGGCCAAGCAGGAGAGTTTAGGTGCGCCGGGAGTGGGCGGACTGGCTGCCGATAACGCGCCCTCCGGTAGTGGGCTGTCGGTCGATGGCGAAGAGACAAGTGAAATGAAGGATGCGTTCCGGCAGTTCGTCGGAGAAACGATGTTCGGGCAGATGTTGGCCTCCATGCGAGAAACGGTTACCAAGCCAGCCTATTTTCATGGTGGGCAAACCGAAGAGATTTTTCAGAAACAATTGGATCAGGTTTTGGTGGAAGAGATGACCGAGGCATCGGCCGATCAAATCGCCGACCCGATGTACGATTTATTCACGCTTCGTCGAGGGTAA
- a CDS encoding 4-(cytidine 5'-diphospho)-2-C-methyl-D-erythritol kinase, with amino-acid sequence MKSPAKLNLFLELHRRREDGFHELETVMVAIDRCDQLSITRRDDSELNVTAQWSPSQAAWEQQLPGMPAGSLDLPQGEGNLVYQAVQRFRQRCQIKHGFDIHIEKTIPAGAGMGGASSNAACSLRGVAKLSQIPLSDARIRQTAAEIGSDVPFFLGPTTDQDAKPEGSDASNPLTKGSAALATGRGEQLAEVALAAPISFVVCFPPHPLSTAAVYSICQVPVNPCSAEELLSTMAKGPLEKLSSLLFNRLGKPASTICPPMADLLESMRSIGLNGCQLTGSGSACFGIAESLADANRIATELSKAGYPVSFAASPLPLPTPLQ; translated from the coding sequence ATGAAATCTCCAGCCAAACTGAATCTTTTTCTGGAATTACATCGTCGTCGCGAGGATGGGTTCCATGAACTGGAAACGGTGATGGTTGCTATCGATCGCTGCGACCAGTTGTCGATCACTCGGCGAGACGATTCGGAATTGAATGTCACCGCCCAGTGGTCTCCCTCGCAAGCCGCCTGGGAACAACAGCTACCGGGCATGCCCGCCGGATCGCTTGATCTTCCGCAGGGGGAGGGCAACCTGGTCTATCAAGCCGTCCAGCGGTTCCGACAACGGTGCCAGATCAAACACGGGTTCGATATCCACATCGAAAAAACCATTCCAGCCGGAGCGGGGATGGGAGGCGCCAGCAGCAACGCCGCCTGCAGCTTGCGAGGGGTCGCCAAACTGAGCCAAATCCCCCTCTCCGATGCAAGGATACGGCAAACCGCAGCGGAAATAGGAAGTGACGTTCCGTTCTTCTTAGGGCCAACCACCGATCAAGACGCAAAGCCGGAAGGAAGCGACGCTAGCAATCCTCTAACCAAAGGCTCGGCCGCTTTGGCAACCGGTCGGGGCGAACAATTGGCCGAAGTGGCGTTGGCGGCTCCCATTTCCTTTGTGGTCTGCTTTCCTCCCCACCCCTTATCAACCGCCGCAGTCTACTCAATCTGCCAAGTGCCAGTGAATCCATGTTCAGCGGAGGAACTTTTGTCGACTATGGCGAAAGGGCCTCTGGAGAAGCTTTCCTCCCTTTTATTTAACCGTTTAGGGAAACCAGCATCGACTATCTGTCCACCGATGGCCGACTTATTAGAAAGCATGCGCAGCATTGGCTTGAACGGATGTCAACTGACGGGAAGTGGGTCGGCCTGTTTCGGAATTGCAGAATCCCTTGCGGACGCAAACCGAATCGCCACAGAATTATCGAAGGCGGGTTATCCGGTTTCCTTCGCGGCGTCCCCACTTCCGTTGCCAACTCCGCTACAGTAG
- a CDS encoding DUF58 domain-containing protein has protein sequence MSTVATELLPADLVARLERLELVSRKVFRGRMKGERRSRRKGQSVEFADFRNYVAGDDLRQIDWNLYARLDQLFLKMFLEEEDLHFYALIDASESMNFGDPTKLHVAKQLAACLGYIGLCRADRVKVTALGKRGTQAPVMRGKSNLWRMLQYLQSVQPGENVSLYEGVKDFALRNSGSGIAVLITDLLDKQGYEQALRMLLGRRMDVYVIHLLAPEELEPPLQGDLKLVDSEDGDLAEVTINRHLLDRYRETVEAFVDTARGFCSRRSITYMLARTDMPVDEMVTRYLRERGVVR, from the coding sequence ATGTCCACAGTTGCCACGGAATTGCTCCCCGCCGATCTGGTGGCTCGACTGGAGCGATTGGAGTTGGTTTCTCGAAAGGTCTTTCGCGGCCGAATGAAGGGCGAGCGTCGCAGTCGTCGGAAGGGACAGAGCGTTGAATTCGCCGATTTCCGAAATTACGTCGCCGGAGACGATTTGCGGCAGATCGACTGGAATCTTTACGCACGTCTGGATCAGTTGTTTCTGAAAATGTTCCTTGAGGAGGAGGATCTCCATTTTTATGCGTTGATCGATGCGAGTGAATCGATGAACTTCGGCGATCCGACCAAGTTGCATGTTGCCAAGCAATTGGCCGCATGTTTGGGGTATATCGGGTTGTGCCGGGCGGATCGCGTCAAAGTGACGGCCTTGGGGAAGCGTGGGACGCAGGCGCCTGTGATGCGAGGCAAGTCAAATCTCTGGCGGATGTTGCAGTACCTGCAAAGTGTTCAACCGGGAGAAAACGTTTCCTTGTATGAAGGCGTGAAAGATTTCGCCCTGCGGAATTCGGGAAGTGGGATCGCCGTATTGATCACCGATTTGTTGGACAAGCAAGGCTACGAGCAAGCGTTGCGGATGCTGTTGGGACGTAGGATGGATGTCTACGTGATCCACTTGCTGGCGCCCGAGGAATTGGAGCCGCCGCTGCAAGGGGATTTAAAGCTGGTGGATAGTGAAGACGGAGATCTTGCGGAAGTGACGATTAATCGTCACTTGTTGGATCGATACCGAGAAACGGTCGAAGCATTTGTCGATACCGCGAGAGGATTTTGCAGTCGCCGTTCGATTACATACATGTTGGCTCGAACGGATATGCCGGTGGATGAAATGGTGACACGTTACTTGCGTGAACGAGGAGTCGTGCGGTGA
- a CDS encoding flagellar basal body P-ring protein FlgI, with translation MFPRFISALLLALMVGGASLLVPASPGVAGGLMLGDICRLKGQEGNTLQGLGLVVGLQGTGDPNARPTARALARMMQLMGGQVDRDMAGQLDLSDVETAKNVALVFVSAQIPPTGAQQGDTINLRVNAISAKSLEGGYLMLTPLLGPRSDNQKVFALAEGPLQLSPDEARTTATIQGGAKMEATVNTSFSAGGKITLIINRDFATFDTAFRIEEEINNLGEITIGIAGANANASDRALKARAIGQSYVEVPIPPVYRENPVSFISLILNIPIQLPKNSSRVVINERDGVVVIGEDVEIAPVLISHRGLRIEAVPMKTFVPLDTTMPLDPQAPPQQNAKLKNLADALNALDVPTEDLIAIIKTLKLKGDLYGEVIFQ, from the coding sequence ATGTTTCCTCGGTTCATCTCGGCCCTCCTGCTCGCGCTGATGGTTGGAGGGGCGTCGCTGTTGGTGCCCGCTTCGCCTGGGGTTGCTGGTGGACTGATGTTAGGGGATATCTGCCGCCTGAAAGGTCAGGAGGGAAATACGCTGCAAGGTCTGGGGTTGGTCGTGGGCCTGCAGGGAACCGGAGACCCGAACGCTCGCCCGACGGCTCGAGCCCTGGCACGGATGATGCAATTGATGGGAGGTCAAGTCGATCGCGACATGGCGGGCCAGCTGGATTTAAGCGATGTTGAAACGGCCAAAAATGTTGCCCTCGTTTTTGTCTCGGCACAGATCCCGCCCACCGGTGCACAGCAGGGAGACACCATCAATCTGCGAGTGAACGCGATCAGCGCTAAAAGCCTGGAAGGTGGTTACTTAATGCTGACGCCGCTGTTGGGACCTCGCTCGGATAATCAGAAAGTCTTCGCATTGGCGGAAGGGCCGCTGCAGTTATCACCGGATGAGGCTCGGACCACGGCAACCATCCAAGGAGGCGCAAAGATGGAAGCGACGGTTAACACCTCGTTTTCTGCCGGCGGAAAAATCACTCTGATTATCAATCGAGATTTCGCGACCTTTGACACAGCGTTTCGGATCGAAGAAGAGATCAACAACTTGGGCGAGATCACGATTGGAATCGCGGGAGCGAACGCGAACGCTTCGGATCGTGCCTTGAAGGCGCGTGCGATCGGTCAATCTTATGTGGAAGTTCCTATCCCGCCGGTTTATCGGGAAAACCCCGTCAGTTTCATTTCGCTGATTCTGAATATCCCGATTCAATTACCCAAAAACTCATCACGCGTCGTGATCAATGAGAGAGACGGAGTTGTGGTGATTGGCGAAGATGTTGAAATCGCGCCCGTGTTGATTTCGCATCGAGGTCTACGGATCGAAGCGGTTCCGATGAAGACATTTGTTCCACTGGATACCACCATGCCGCTGGATCCTCAAGCACCTCCACAGCAGAACGCCAAACTTAAGAATCTTGCAGACGCTCTCAATGCGTTGGATGTTCCCACCGAAGACCTGATCGCCATTATCAAAACGCTGAAGTTAAAAGGCGATTTGTATGGCGAGGTCATCTTCCAGTAG
- the flgA gene encoding flagellar basal body P-ring formation chaperone FlgA, with protein MGVLLVWIGWCAIAHAQVSPHAAPQIWALQSLGQVSTESSLIRLRDVAKPIGTVPAEWESLGALVVGLLPPDGRSLTLERQRIADALSRRVGPTTAIRWSGPMSIAVEASVASTDLARQQNSAPVTPQSSVSAGTTTVAKPDVPSTLVANPRSAAKVPIQRTGFQQTTSLPLSSAITASVVVPPPTAEEPPLPLVATATRMLRRGQILSPADLVLAPLEKGDSTEGMVLDIASVVGQQLQDNVYQGRPLEKLNVGAPILIQRGDLLEICVVGGGIVVRTGGKAMEEGSHGRLIQVETSEPRRRLLARVVAPGKVEILTRPPQTPARFSP; from the coding sequence ATGGGAGTATTGTTGGTGTGGATCGGGTGGTGTGCGATTGCGCACGCCCAGGTCTCGCCACATGCCGCTCCGCAAATCTGGGCGCTGCAGTCCTTGGGGCAGGTTTCAACCGAGTCATCCTTGATTCGGTTGCGAGATGTCGCCAAACCGATCGGTACTGTTCCTGCCGAATGGGAGTCGCTCGGAGCCCTGGTGGTTGGTTTGTTGCCTCCAGATGGCCGCAGTCTGACGCTGGAACGGCAACGGATCGCCGATGCGCTATCGCGTCGCGTTGGACCGACTACCGCGATTCGTTGGTCGGGGCCCATGTCGATTGCGGTGGAGGCGTCTGTCGCATCAACCGATTTGGCTCGCCAACAAAATTCCGCTCCGGTCACACCGCAGTCGTCGGTCTCTGCTGGAACAACGACAGTAGCGAAACCGGACGTGCCGTCGACCCTTGTTGCGAACCCGCGTTCCGCAGCCAAAGTGCCCATTCAGCGGACCGGTTTTCAACAGACGACTTCCCTGCCCCTCTCCTCGGCAATTACGGCGTCCGTGGTGGTTCCGCCACCGACGGCGGAAGAACCTCCCCTGCCCCTCGTTGCGACGGCGACAAGGATGTTGCGACGCGGCCAGATCCTCTCACCTGCCGACCTCGTCCTCGCTCCTCTGGAAAAAGGGGATTCGACGGAGGGAATGGTCCTGGACATCGCTTCCGTGGTCGGACAGCAGTTACAGGACAATGTTTATCAGGGCCGTCCCCTGGAAAAGCTTAACGTTGGGGCGCCGATTTTGATTCAACGCGGAGACCTATTGGAAATTTGTGTTGTTGGAGGCGGGATCGTCGTCCGGACCGGAGGCAAAGCGATGGAGGAAGGGAGCCATGGGAGGCTTATTCAAGTTGAAACATCGGAACCGAGACGTCGATTGTTGGCTCGAGTCGTCGCACCGGGCAAAGTTGAAATCTTGACGCGACCCCCGCAGACCCCAGCGAGGTTCTCGCCATGA
- a CDS encoding vWA domain-containing protein, whose protein sequence is MNILPALLPWQWVLLGMVPLGIILLYFLKLRRQPMVVPSTFLWSRTIEDLHVNSLLQKLRRSLLLLLQLLVVAMAALALLRPGWEGTDSQNERLILLLDTSASMRATDLEAGVTRFDAAKKLVRDRIDRMDDSDVAMLIAFNDRAEVLQSFTADRNRLREALQRAVQTDRPTDIREALKAAAGLANPNRTSEAGNTQDYQVADALPADLLIYSDGGFPNVTDFDLENLHAVYVPVGSEEASNVGIVAFSAQRNPESPETVEAFARIANTSNREQTFNATLSMDGEFVDAIEVSIPAGEEAGAPFQLSNSESAELKLELEVYDAKGNPIVPDALKIDNVAYAAIAPMRTVSVLLVTTGNRPLELALQTEETTKVCLLEVVPPSYLKSPKYLERANAGLDDLIIYDRTAPETMPRTNTIFIGSIPPQGWEQLDVSSPVLLIDIDRTHPLMRFLELYSLQIVEGRPLVPPAGAVDLLTADSGPMMVLAPRSGYQDLVVGFEILSTVDGGAAFNTDWPVQRSWPVFVLNLLRHLGGAVDSSSSPSYRPGETVSMRVDNRLTDVQLTGPDGKTESIAVSPGGTVSMANTEQPGLYTLESDGLSLGGFTINLFDKTESQLQRPAVRQIGPVAQFDNEYTVPALQDGNPVKDVMLAMEAGTETQILSWLQQGLVRVNDGPAATDQNVQEGDQIRIIDEARENAILRADEGTVEVSARSELWRWLLLAAIGFLTAEWVLYTRRLG, encoded by the coding sequence GTGAATATTCTGCCTGCCCTGCTCCCTTGGCAATGGGTTTTGCTGGGGATGGTTCCGCTGGGAATCATCCTGCTTTACTTTTTGAAACTTCGGCGTCAGCCGATGGTCGTTCCCAGTACGTTCCTTTGGTCACGCACGATCGAGGACCTGCACGTTAATAGTTTGCTGCAAAAGTTGCGGCGAAGTTTGTTGCTGCTGTTGCAGTTGTTGGTGGTGGCGATGGCGGCGCTTGCCTTGCTGCGTCCAGGCTGGGAAGGGACCGATTCTCAAAATGAACGTCTCATTTTATTGCTTGATACGTCGGCGAGCATGCGGGCGACCGATTTAGAAGCCGGAGTCACGCGGTTTGATGCGGCCAAGAAACTGGTGCGTGATCGGATTGACCGGATGGACGATAGCGATGTCGCCATGCTGATTGCGTTTAATGATCGAGCCGAGGTGTTGCAGTCCTTTACGGCGGACCGAAATCGATTGCGTGAAGCGCTGCAGCGGGCGGTTCAAACCGATCGTCCAACCGATATTCGCGAAGCCCTGAAGGCGGCAGCCGGATTAGCGAACCCCAACCGGACCAGTGAAGCGGGAAACACCCAAGACTACCAAGTGGCCGATGCGTTGCCAGCCGATTTGTTGATCTACTCCGACGGCGGGTTTCCCAATGTGACCGATTTCGATTTGGAAAACTTGCATGCTGTTTATGTGCCGGTCGGAAGTGAAGAAGCTTCCAATGTCGGGATCGTCGCGTTTAGCGCCCAACGAAATCCTGAATCGCCTGAAACGGTCGAAGCGTTTGCTCGAATCGCAAATACCAGTAATCGTGAGCAGACGTTTAATGCCACGCTTAGCATGGATGGCGAATTTGTCGACGCGATCGAGGTCAGTATTCCTGCCGGTGAAGAAGCGGGAGCCCCTTTTCAGCTTTCCAATAGTGAATCGGCGGAGTTGAAATTGGAATTGGAGGTCTATGATGCCAAAGGGAACCCGATCGTTCCCGATGCGTTGAAAATCGATAATGTTGCCTATGCTGCGATCGCTCCGATGCGAACCGTGTCGGTTCTGTTGGTCACGACTGGGAATCGGCCTTTGGAGTTAGCGCTGCAGACCGAGGAAACCACTAAGGTTTGCCTGTTGGAGGTCGTTCCCCCGTCGTATCTCAAATCGCCGAAATATTTAGAACGTGCCAACGCTGGGCTGGACGATTTGATCATCTACGATCGAACCGCACCGGAGACGATGCCGCGAACGAATACGATTTTTATCGGATCCATCCCACCGCAGGGCTGGGAACAACTGGACGTTTCGTCGCCGGTCTTGCTGATCGACATCGATCGGACGCATCCCTTGATGCGTTTTCTTGAACTGTATTCACTGCAGATCGTTGAAGGGCGTCCCTTGGTCCCGCCCGCCGGAGCGGTCGATTTGTTGACCGCCGATAGTGGTCCCATGATGGTTCTGGCTCCGCGTTCGGGTTACCAAGACCTTGTCGTCGGATTCGAAATTTTGTCAACCGTCGATGGCGGGGCCGCCTTCAATACCGATTGGCCCGTGCAGCGGAGCTGGCCGGTGTTCGTTTTGAATTTGCTGCGTCATCTGGGAGGAGCCGTCGATAGCAGTTCGTCCCCCTCCTATCGCCCAGGCGAAACGGTATCGATGCGCGTCGACAATCGCTTGACCGACGTGCAGCTGACTGGGCCAGATGGAAAGACGGAATCGATCGCGGTTTCACCAGGAGGAACCGTGTCGATGGCAAACACCGAGCAGCCAGGGTTGTACACGCTGGAATCGGATGGCCTGTCACTAGGCGGTTTTACGATCAATCTGTTTGATAAAACGGAAAGCCAACTGCAGCGGCCTGCGGTTCGCCAGATCGGTCCGGTCGCGCAGTTTGATAACGAGTACACCGTTCCCGCCCTTCAGGATGGAAACCCGGTCAAGGATGTGATGTTAGCGATGGAAGCAGGCACGGAAACTCAAATCCTCAGTTGGTTGCAACAGGGACTGGTCCGTGTCAACGACGGTCCGGCAGCGACCGACCAGAATGTTCAAGAGGGAGATCAAATTCGAATCATCGATGAGGCGCGAGAGAACGCGATCTTGCGAGCGGATGAGGGAACGGTTGAAGTCAGCGCAAGAAGCGAATTGTGGCGTTGGTTGCTGTTGGCAGCCATCGGTTTTCTAACAGCCGAATGGGTGCTGTACACAAGACGGTTGGGATAA
- a CDS encoding flagellar hook-basal body protein codes for MEVVEIGGDSAFRRKINMSYGVYMSAAGANVQNHRLQVLSNNLANVETPGYRPQNAILQARFSEMIEEGNISPGLGGADDVGGGVTAQEVQTQFAVGPIRQTGNKTDFAINEEGSFFVVEEGDEQRLTRAGNFLFDASGKMITQSGQQVMGKDGKPIQIDPRLPYQTLDGGRIDQLGIQQELMIARPKSLGDLAHLGGNEFKPLAEFDLADATERPVVTGALEQSGVNPTSAMMELIETSRVYEANVRMIQNQDQVTGQLVSRVL; via the coding sequence ATGGAAGTTGTCGAAATCGGGGGGGATTCCGCTTTCCGACGAAAAATAAATATGTCCTATGGCGTCTATATGTCGGCGGCCGGTGCGAATGTTCAGAATCACCGACTGCAGGTATTGAGTAACAATTTGGCAAATGTGGAAACTCCAGGCTACCGCCCTCAAAACGCGATCCTGCAGGCTCGTTTCTCCGAAATGATTGAAGAGGGGAATATTTCGCCAGGACTGGGAGGTGCCGATGACGTGGGTGGTGGGGTGACCGCTCAGGAAGTTCAGACGCAGTTTGCGGTCGGTCCGATCCGGCAAACAGGAAATAAGACCGATTTTGCCATCAACGAGGAAGGGTCCTTCTTTGTCGTCGAAGAGGGGGACGAGCAACGTCTCACCCGAGCGGGCAATTTCCTCTTTGATGCATCAGGAAAAATGATCACTCAGTCCGGACAGCAGGTGATGGGCAAAGATGGGAAACCGATTCAAATCGATCCTCGCTTGCCCTATCAGACCTTGGACGGAGGCCGAATTGACCAGCTGGGCATTCAACAAGAATTGATGATCGCCCGCCCAAAATCGCTTGGCGATTTGGCTCACCTGGGGGGAAATGAATTCAAACCGCTTGCCGAATTTGACCTTGCCGATGCGACGGAACGTCCGGTAGTCACCGGGGCGTTAGAGCAGTCGGGGGTCAATCCGACGTCGGCGATGATGGAACTGATTGAGACCTCGCGGGTCTACGAGGCCAATGTCCGAATGATTCAAAACCAGGATCAAGTGACCGGTCAGTTGGTCTCGCGCGTTTTGTAA
- a CDS encoding flagellar basal body L-ring protein FlgH — MNNIPLTHVRRTGKRILLLVGALLGAAVSGPLAAQESSLFHQPPPMANPGANYPPGMAGQPAGQGQYPMPGPSNYGPQANLSQASWTYVPPPPLQQYAKHDVVTIRVDEIAQMRAQGKASSRKNGIYDIVLEEWVRLTGGQLSPAPQPSGDPEIGGTMQSQYRADSSIQSQESLSFNIAAEIVDILPNGNLVLEANKSIWVNDSVFETSLIGVCRARDIGPDNVLLSRDLLDAEIRKDERGRIREGYERGWFTRLLDRFQPF; from the coding sequence ATGAACAACATTCCTTTGACTCACGTACGCAGAACCGGCAAACGGATTTTACTTCTGGTTGGAGCCCTCCTTGGGGCTGCCGTCAGTGGACCGTTGGCAGCTCAAGAGAGTAGCCTTTTTCATCAGCCGCCTCCGATGGCAAATCCGGGTGCAAACTACCCTCCGGGGATGGCCGGCCAGCCTGCGGGCCAGGGGCAATATCCGATGCCCGGTCCGAGTAACTATGGGCCTCAAGCGAATCTCAGCCAAGCCAGTTGGACGTATGTACCACCACCGCCACTTCAGCAGTATGCAAAGCACGACGTGGTCACCATCCGGGTCGACGAAATCGCTCAGATGCGGGCTCAAGGTAAAGCCTCCTCGCGAAAGAATGGGATCTACGACATCGTTCTGGAAGAGTGGGTGCGGTTGACCGGTGGACAGCTTTCGCCGGCACCTCAGCCGTCGGGGGATCCCGAGATCGGTGGGACGATGCAGTCGCAGTACCGTGCGGATTCATCGATCCAATCCCAAGAATCGTTGTCTTTCAATATTGCTGCAGAGATCGTCGACATTTTGCCAAACGGGAATTTGGTTTTAGAAGCAAATAAATCAATTTGGGTGAACGATAGTGTCTTTGAAACCTCGTTGATCGGCGTTTGTCGAGCCAGAGATATCGGGCCTGACAACGTGCTGCTTAGCCGTGATCTTCTGGATGCCGAAATCCGCAAAGACGAACGAGGCCGGATTCGCGAAGGTTATGAACGTGGTTGGTTCACACGCTTGCTTGATCGTTTCCAACCATTCTGA